The Candidatus Eisenbacteria bacterium DNA window CGCGATCGTCCTCGGCAAGGCGCTCTTCTGGGACATGCAGGTCGGCAGCGACGGCGTCCAGGCCTGCGCCAGCTGCCACTTCAACGCCGGCGCCGACAGCCGATCCCGCAACCAGGTGAGCCCCGGGCGGCTGCGGGTCGCGGCGGACGGCACGCCGTCTCCGGACGCCGCGTTCGACGCCGTGCGCGGCCCCAACGCCGAGCTGACGGCGGGCGACTTCCCGCTCTCGCCGCGCACCAACGACGTGGTGTCGTCGCAAGGCATCGCCCGCGCTCTCTTCGACGGCCTCGGGCGCTCGCCGCGCGAGCGCCTGCGCGTCGTCCCCGATCAGGACGGCTTCCGGGTCGGGCGGGTGAACGTGCGTCGCGTCGAGCCGCGCAACGCGCCGACCGTCATCAACGCCGTCTTCAACCACCGGAGCTTCTGGGACGGGCGCGCCCGCAACGTCTTCAACGGCGTGAACGGCCTCGGCGACGACGACCCCGACGCCCGCGTGTGGCGCGCCGACGACCCGAACGCGCCCGTCGCCGTGCGGGTGCGGCTCGAGGACTCGAGCCTCGCCTCCCAGGCCACGAGCCCGCCGGTGAGCGACGTGGAAATGTCGGCGAGCGGGCGCACGTTCCACGACCTGGGGGCCAAGCTCACGCGCGACCCGGGGCGGCGGATCGCGCCGCTCCGCCCGCTCGAGCACCAGTGGGTACATCCGGACGACGGCGTCCTCGGCCCGCACAGCCGTTGGCCGCGGCCCGGGCTCGACGTCGACAGCTACCGGACGCTGATCGCGCAGGCGTTCCAACGGCAGTGGTGGGATTCGCCCAGGCGGTTCCGCACCGGGCGGAACGGCGCGGTCACCGTCGTCGGCACCGACGCCGATCCCGACGCGACCAGCACGCTGCTCGAGCAGAACTTCGCGCTCGTCTTCGGCCTGGCGGTCCAGCTCTACGAGGCGACGCTGGTGGCCGACGACTCGCCCTACGACCGTTTCATGGACGGCGACGCGGCCGCGATCACGCCGGCCGCCGTCCTGGGCGTCGACCTGTTCCGTTCCCAGACCCGCGGCCGCTGCATCAACTGCCACGAAGGCGCGGAGCTCACCGGTGCCTCGGTCCGGCGGGTGCGCGAGAGCCCGGTCCGGATCCGCGAGGGCCAGGCGCTCGACCGCGGCTTCAACAACATCGGCGTGCTGCCCACGCGCGAGGACCCGGGCGTCGGCGGAACGGACCCGCTCGGGCACCCGCTCTCGACCGTCCGGGCCCTCGTTCCGCCGCCCGCCGAGCCGATCGCCGTCGACGGGGCGATGAAGGTCCCCGGCCTCCGCAACGTCGCGCTGACGGCGCCGTACTTCCACAACGGCGGAATCCTCACGCTCGGCGACGTGCTCCGGTTCTACTCCCGCGGCGGCGACGTCCGCCCGCAGCATTCGCTCGACGGCAGTCTCGAGATCGCGCCGCTCAACGTCCTCGCCAACACGCCCGACGAGATCGACGCGCTCGAGGCGTTCCTGCTGTCGCTGACCGACGAGCGCGTGCTCTACCAGCGTGCTCCGTTCGACCACCCGAGTCTCCTCGTCCCCGACGGCGCGCTCGGCGACGCCCGCCGCGTCCTCGACGACGGCACGGGGACGGCGGTGGATCGTGTCCTCTGGATCGCGCCGGTCGGACGCACCGGCGGCCCGCCGCTCCGTCGCTTCCTCGAGTGAGCCGCGCCCTCAGTGGCCGCCCGGCGACGGCGCGGGCGCGGGCACGACGGCGTCAATGTCGACGATCACCTCGTCCCGGATCTGCATCGGGTTGTACCAGCCGAGCGCCGGGCCGATCCCGAAGTCGAGGCGCTTGAGCGTGACTTCGGCGGCGATCCGTCGCGCGCCGCGGTCGGTGATCGCGAACGTCATCGGGAAGGCCCGGACCACGCCGTGCAGGTCGAGCGTCGCCGTCACGCGGACGTGGTCGGGATCCTCGAACGTCGCGTCCGTGATCGTCACCGTCGCCGTCGGGTACTGCTCGATGTCGAGGAAGCGGTCTCC harbors:
- a CDS encoding cytochrome c peroxidase; the encoded protein is AIVLGKALFWDMQVGSDGVQACASCHFNAGADSRSRNQVSPGRLRVAADGTPSPDAAFDAVRGPNAELTAGDFPLSPRTNDVVSSQGIARALFDGLGRSPRERLRVVPDQDGFRVGRVNVRRVEPRNAPTVINAVFNHRSFWDGRARNVFNGVNGLGDDDPDARVWRADDPNAPVAVRVRLEDSSLASQATSPPVSDVEMSASGRTFHDLGAKLTRDPGRRIAPLRPLEHQWVHPDDGVLGPHSRWPRPGLDVDSYRTLIAQAFQRQWWDSPRRFRTGRNGAVTVVGTDADPDATSTLLEQNFALVFGLAVQLYEATLVADDSPYDRFMDGDAAAITPAAVLGVDLFRSQTRGRCINCHEGAELTGASVRRVRESPVRIREGQALDRGFNNIGVLPTREDPGVGGTDPLGHPLSTVRALVPPPAEPIAVDGAMKVPGLRNVALTAPYFHNGGILTLGDVLRFYSRGGDVRPQHSLDGSLEIAPLNVLANTPDEIDALEAFLLSLTDERVLYQRAPFDHPSLLVPDGALGDARRVLDDGTGTAVDRVLWIAPVGRTGGPPLRRFLE
- a CDS encoding YceI family protein, which gives rise to MVNGSRCLVLVVLLLSTACAVADDAVPPGIIRFRATMVSLGESAGQFRRWRVTHATIDEAHPERSRVDAEIDLASVDTSLEERDRHLRGDRFLDIEQYPTATVTITDATFEDPDHVRVTATLDLHGVVRAFPMTFAITDRGARRIAAEVTLKRLDFGIGPALGWYNPMQIRDEVIVDIDAVVPAPAPSPGGH